In Luteimonas sp. MC1750, the following proteins share a genomic window:
- the ribH gene encoding 6,7-dimethyl-8-ribityllumazine synthase yields MTHHEGDLHAPEGARFAIIASRWNPRIVDALVGAARATFERNGVPPQAVDVVRVPGAWEIPMVAARLAGAGAHSAIVALGCVVRGDTRHFEHVADSCAEGLARVQLERGVPVANGVLAVDDMADAENRAGGSHGNKGEECALVAIEMSNLLVKLP; encoded by the coding sequence ATGACCCATCACGAAGGCGACCTGCACGCGCCCGAAGGCGCGCGCTTCGCGATCATCGCCAGCCGCTGGAATCCGCGCATCGTCGATGCGCTGGTGGGCGCCGCGCGCGCGACGTTCGAGCGCAACGGCGTGCCGCCCCAGGCGGTGGACGTCGTCCGCGTGCCCGGTGCCTGGGAGATCCCCATGGTCGCCGCGCGCCTGGCCGGTGCCGGCGCGCATTCGGCGATCGTCGCCCTGGGCTGCGTGGTGCGGGGTGACACCCGCCATTTCGAGCACGTGGCCGACAGCTGCGCCGAGGGCCTGGCGCGGGTGCAGCTCGAGCGCGGCGTGCCGGTCGCCAACGGCGTGCTCGCGGTCGACGACATGGCCGACGCGGAGAACCGCGCCGGTGGCAGCCATGGCAACAAGGGCGAGGAATGCGCCCTGGTCGCGATCGAGATGTCCAACCTGCTGGTGAAGCTGCCATGA
- the nusB gene encoding transcription antitermination factor NusB: MRPNRTGGGRSGGIDTVARSRSRRRALQAVYAMQLSGVDARNAIAQFAHEQAHEVADLEYFEDLVRGVETHRRDIDAALAPFLDRPIGEVDPIERAMLRIAAYELRHRIDVPYRVVIDEALKTVKRFGSEHGHTYVNGVLDHAAVDWRAAEVQSARG, from the coding sequence ATGAGGCCGAACAGGACCGGCGGAGGCCGCAGCGGCGGCATCGACACCGTCGCGCGCTCGCGCTCGCGCCGGCGAGCGCTGCAGGCGGTGTACGCGATGCAGCTTTCGGGCGTCGACGCGCGCAACGCGATTGCGCAGTTCGCGCACGAGCAGGCGCACGAAGTCGCCGATCTCGAATACTTCGAGGACCTGGTGCGCGGGGTGGAAACCCACCGCCGCGACATCGACGCCGCGCTCGCGCCCTTCCTCGACCGTCCCATCGGCGAGGTCGATCCCATCGAGCGCGCCATGCTGCGCATCGCCGCCTACGAGCTGCGCCACCGCATCGACGTGCCCTACCGGGTGGTCATCGACGAGGCGTTGAAGACGGTCAAGCGCTTCGGCTCCGAGCACGGGCACACCTACGTCAACGGCGTGCTCGACCACGCCGCCGTCGACTGGCGCGCGGCCGAAGTGCAGTCCGCGCGCGGCTGA